Proteins from a genomic interval of Cyprinus carpio isolate SPL01 chromosome A21, ASM1834038v1, whole genome shotgun sequence:
- the LOC109082032 gene encoding LOW QUALITY PROTEIN: semaphorin-4D-like (The sequence of the model RefSeq protein was modified relative to this genomic sequence to represent the inferred CDS: inserted 2 bases in 1 codon; deleted 2 bases in 1 codon) codes for MNQYSPLDAMAFKGNITLPKLPESNMALSVLGVFLGLLLEVSTHGPSSVPRSSWRHDDVNVQEFWEPDVFNYTTLLLSEERGVLYVGAREAVYELNMSNVSIKSNQLLWKVSESDMSMCILKGKSKETDCRNYIRVLQVLDEDTLYVCGTHAFQPLCDYLSLQGFGLQERAEDGRGKCSFDPAQSFTTVMVDGELYSGTAYNFLGSEPIISRSSLSQSLLRTEYSTSWLNEPSFVFADVIREGQNSPDGDDDKVYYFFTEVSVEYEFFGKLLIPRIARVCKGDLGGQRTLQKKWTSFLKAKLVCSMPELNFVFNVVHDVFILKAPHWRDTIIYGVFTSQWGNVGLSAVCAYNMSSVHEVFSKGKFMHNSFVLTGSHTKWVRFNGXSPRPRPGACINSLNRMQNINSSLQLPDKTLQFVKDHPLLEDPVLPIGNGPRLITKDVNYTQIAVERVQALDGNIYDVIFTATDKGLLHKSLVYEGEVHTVEEIQLLKNAEPIKTLLLSSQVARFLYAGSDSGVVQSPTAFCEKYPSCVDCVLARDPYCAWDPRSASCVNIFQHDADGRKLFQSLKGDAGICPPVARLAVDDYQQVLVKPGGSADLPCPVRSNLAQVLWKLNGRVLTEASRFLLLSENGLLIYSVTPEDAGRYECWSVESAAGKNFTRLVAAYTLRLELPESVPSISARHPSSAASTVTPEEGNDGNGSGLTPAHTDAPSLTTPPSSAIKPKSYIPPEVSNLPTRTQTLDPSAKHIQHDNSVALLSLFLLFFLLFLAALAYNCYMQYLPAPCLRLRSTLLGSNKKPQAEYAACEAGLMDPVQEKTDQNGAHPLRALRDTGYETEPECGNGGVPSSSYEDAGDSPVKERPFDVDCTSQQIEYADADAPI; via the exons AGGAAACATCACGCTGCCGAAGCTCCCGGAGTCTAACATGGCTCTGAGCGTGTTAGGCGTGTTTCTGGGATTGCTTCTGGAAGTTTCCACACACGGACCCTCCAGCGTTCCCAGAAGCTCTTGGAGGCACGACG atgtGAATGTGCAGGAGTTCTGGGAGCCGGATGTGTTTAACTACACGACTCTCCTGCTGAGCGAGGAGCGCGGCGTGCTGTATGTCGGCGCTCGAGAGGCCGTCTACGAGCTCAACATGAGCAACGTGTCAATCAAGAGCAACCAG CTTCTGTGGAAAGTTTCAGAGAGCGACATGTCGATGTGTATTTTAAAGGGGAAATCTAAAGAG ACGGACTGTCGGAACTACATTCGAGTTCTGCAAGTGCTGGATGAAGACACTCTGTATGTTTGCGGGACTCACGCGTTTCAACCTCTCTGTGATTATCTG TCGCTGCAGGGTTTTGGTTTGCAGGAGAGAGCGGAGGACGGCAGGGGGAAATGTTCCTTCGACCCGGCCCAGAGCTTCACCACTGTGATGGTTG ATGGCGAGTTGTACTCGGGAACGGCGTATAACTTCCTGGGCAGCGAGCCGATCATCTCCAGATCTTCTCTGTCTCAGAGTCTGCTGCGCACAGAGTATTCAACGTCCTGGCTCAACG AGCCCAGTTTCGTCTTCGCTGATGTGATCCGAGAAGGACAGAACAGTCCGGATGGAGATGACGATAAGGTCTACTACTTCTTCACCGAGGTGTCGGTGGAGTACGAGTTCTTCGGGAAGCTGCTGATCCCCAGAATCGCTCGCGTTTGTAAG GGGGATCTGGGCGGCCAGCGGACGCTGCAGAAGAAGTGGACGTCGTTTCTGAAGGCTAAGCTGGTTTGCTCCATGCCAGAGCTCAACTTTGTCTTCAATGTGGTTCATGACGTGTTTATTCTGAAAGCGCCGCACTGGAGAGACACCATCATCTATGGGGTCTTCACATCTCAGTG GGGGAATGTCGGTCTGTCCGCCGTCTGTGCGTATAACATGAGCTCAGTGCACGAGGTTTTCTCCAAAGGGAAGTTCATGCATAATTCA TTTGTGCTTACAGGATCCCACACCAAGTGGGTTCGATTTAATGG ATCACCCCGACCCAGACCAGGAGCG TGCATCAACAGCCTGAACCGCATGCAGAACATCAACTCGTCGCTCCAGCTGCCCGATAAGACGCTGCAGTTTGTGAAGGACCATCCTCTGCTGGAGGACCCCGTGCTGCCCATCGGAAACGGCCCGCGCCTCATCACCAAAGACGTCAACTACACGCAGATCGCTGTCGAGAGAGTCCAGGCGCTCGATGGCAACATCTATGATGTCATTTTCACCGCCACCG ATAAAGGTTTGCTGCATAAATCTCTGGTGTATGAGGGCGAGGTTCACACGGTGGAGGAAATCCAGCTGCTGAAGAACGCAGAGCCAATTAAAACACTTCTGCTCTCCTCACAAGTG GCGCGGTTCCTGTACGCTGGTTCTGACTCAGGTGTGGTCCAGTCTCCCACAGCGTTCTGTGAGAAGTACCCGTCCTGTGTGGACTGTGTTCTGGCGCGGGACCCTTACTGCGCCTGGGACCCGCGCTCGGCCTCCTGTGTTaatattttccagcatgatgCTGATGGACG gaaGTTGTTTCAGAGCCTCAAAGGGGATGCTGGGATATGTCCTCCAG tGGCTCGTCTGGCGGTGGATGACTATCAGCAGGTGTTGGTGAAGCCGGGCGGCTCTGCTGATCTGCCGTGTCCGGTGCGCTCAAACCTGGCTCAGGTGTTGTGGAAGCTCAACGGCCGCGTCCTGACCGAAGCCTCACGCTTCCTCCTGCTGAGCGAGAACGGGCTGCTGATCTACAGCGTGACGCCGGAGGACGCCGGCCGCTACGAGTGCTGGTCCGTCGAATCGGCCGCGGGAAAGAACTTCACCCGTCTGGTGGCGGCATACACGCTTCGACTGGAGCTTCCCGAGAGCGTGCCGTCGATATCCGCTCGGCATCCGTCCAGCGCCGCGTCCACGGTCACGCCGGAGGAAGGTAATGACGGTAACGGCTCCGGACTAACGCCGGCTCACACGGACGCTCCCTCACTAACAACCCCTCCCAGCAGTGCCATTAAACCCAAATCCTACATCCCTCCAGAGGTCAGCAACTTACCGACACGAACCCAGACGCTTGACCCCTCGGCTAAACACATTCAGCATGACAACAGCGTCGCCCTGCTGTCGCTCTTCCTGCTGTTCTTCCTGCTCTTCCTCGCCGCGTTGGCATACAACTGTTACATGCAGTACCTGCCGGCGCCGTGTCTCCGCCTGCGATCCACGCTGCTCGGCTCCAACAAAAAGCCGCAGGCCGAGTACGCAGCCTGTGAGGCCGGCCTGATGGACCCGGTGCAGGAAAAGACGGATCAGAACGGAGCGCATCCGCTGCGTGCGCTCAGAGACACCGGATACGAGACGGAACCGGAATGTGGGAACGGCGGAGTTCCTTCCAGCAGCTACGAGGACGCCGGTGATAGTCCCGTGAAAGAGCGGCCCTTCGACGTAGACTGCACGTCGCAGCAGATTGAATACGCAGACGCCGACGCGCCGATCTGA
- the LOC109082033 gene encoding cyclin-dependent kinases regulatory subunit 2 yields the protein MAHKQIYYSDKYTDDLYEYRHVVLPRELAKQVPKSHLMSEDEWRRLGVQQSLGWVHYMIHEPEPHILLFRRPLPKK from the exons ATGGCTCATAAACAGATCTACTACTCGGATAAATACACAGATGATCTTTATGAATACCG ACATGTGGTCTTACCGCGAGAACTGGCCAAGCAGGTGCCCAAATCCCACCTGATGTCCGAGGATGAGTGGAGGAGGCTGGGGGTGCAGCAGTCGCTCGGATGGGTCCATTATATGATCCACGAACCAG aaCCTCATATTCTGCTGTTTAGGAGACCTCTGCCAAAAAAATGA